Proteins encoded in a region of the Esox lucius isolate fEsoLuc1 chromosome 9, fEsoLuc1.pri, whole genome shotgun sequence genome:
- the rab3da gene encoding RAB3D, member RAS oncogene family, a, with amino-acid sequence MALASDPGALQQQTQAQKDAADQNFDYMFKLLIIGNSSVGKTSFLFRYADDSFTSAFVSTVGIDFKVKTVYRNEKRVKLQIWDTAGQERYRTITTAYYRGAMGFILMFDITNQDSFYAVQDWATQIKTYSWDNAQVILVGNKLDLEDDRLVPTEDGQRLADELGFQFFEASAKDNVNVKQVFERLVDVICEKMNESMNGETPMANHKGPSLKDTPPENQGGCSC; translated from the exons ATGGCGCTAGCAAGCGACCCCGGTGCCCTCCAGCAGCAGACCCAGGCCCAGAAGGATGCCGCTGACCAGAACTTTGACTACATGTTCAAGCTTCTGATCATCGGCAACAGCAGCGTGGGGAAGACGAGCTTCCTGTTCCGCTATGCTGATGACTCCTTCACCTCAGCCTTCGTCTCCACGGTGGGCATCGACTTCAAGGTCAAGACGGTTTACCGGAACGAGAAGAGGGTCAAGCTACAGATCTGG GACACAGCGGGCCAGGAGCGCTACAGGACCATCACCACAGCATACTACAGAGGAGCCATGGGCTTCATCCTGATGTTTGACATCACCAACCAGGACTCCTTCTATGCCGTGCAGGACTG GGCCACCCAGATCAAGACGTATTCCTGGGACAACGCTCAGGTGATCCTGGTGGGGAACAAGCTTGACCTGGAGGATGACAGGCTGGTGCCCACGGAGGATGGACAGAGGCTAGCTGACGAGCTGG GGTTCCAGTTCTTCGAAGCCAGTGCCAAAGACAACGTCAATGTGAAGCAGGTGTTTGAGCGACTTGTGGATGTCATCTGTGAGAAGATGAACGAGAGCATGAATGGTGAAACCCCAATGGCCAATCACAAAGGCCCTAGCCTAAAGGACACGCCCCCCGAAAACCAGGGCGGCTGTTCCTGCTGA